The following proteins are encoded in a genomic region of Diadema setosum chromosome 18, eeDiaSeto1, whole genome shotgun sequence:
- the LOC140241973 gene encoding uncharacterized protein: protein MAQHRLGLGRRGKAEKWQLGVSGRQNKALCPPINGIFKVCCLFGDSQLRGFVQKDAPPPNPHRRQLIINCTPGGKCADVATEIRNFIYPYRPRLLMVEAGTNDLGRPVEDARQDFHHLLEAAKKVSEVVAFSILPRLDRLGSVVPVFNKEFERTAIEAGVSWVDLTARFPVQDLRCWAGDGLHLSDCTGLPRLAAEVSDVCCSY from the exons ATGGCTCAGCATCGATTGGGGTTGGGAAGGAGGGGGAAAGCAGAGAAGTGGCAGCTGGGGGTCTCCGGGAGGCAGAATAAAGCACTTTGCCCGCCTATTAACGGAATATTCAAA gTTTGCTGCCTCTTTGGGGACTCCCAGCTGCGGGGGTTTGTGCAAAAGGATGCCCCTCCTCCCAACCCCCACAGAAGACAGCTCATAATAAACTGCACACCTGGGGGGaaatgcgcggacgttgcaaccGAG ATAAGGAATTTCATCTACCCTTATCGACCAAGATTGCTGATGGTGGAAGCGGGGACGAACGACCTTGGGCGTCCAGTCGAGGACGCTCGGCAAGATTTTCACCACCTCCTCGAGGCAGCCAAGAAAGTCTCCGAG GTGGTGGCGTTCTCAATCCTTCCTCGGCTGGATCGCTTAGGGTCGGTCGTCCCCGTCTTCAACAAGGAGTTCGAGAGGACGGCAATAGAAGCAGGTGTCTCATGGGTGGACCTGACGGCGAGGTTCCCAGTGCAGGATCTGAGGTGTTGGGCCGGTGACGGCTTGCACCTCAGTGACTGCACTGGGTTACCTCGCCTAGCAGCTGAGGTCAGCGATGTGTGCTGCagttactga